Proteins from a genomic interval of Microbacterium abyssi:
- a CDS encoding tyrosine-type recombinase/integrase, translating into MIEAACAGKGPEGLLFGDGINHMRNSGAQGWFANAVRRAQAMDPSIPRLTPHDLRHTAASLAISAGANVKAVQRMLGHASAAMTLDTYADLFDDDLDAVASRLNAAMPLIALPTGPQTRYARPK; encoded by the coding sequence ATGATCGAGGCGGCGTGCGCCGGCAAGGGCCCGGAAGGGCTGCTGTTCGGCGACGGGATCAATCACATGCGCAACTCGGGCGCGCAGGGCTGGTTCGCGAACGCGGTCCGCCGCGCGCAGGCGATGGACCCGTCGATCCCGCGGCTCACCCCGCACGATCTTCGGCACACCGCCGCCTCGCTCGCGATCAGCGCGGGTGCCAACGTGAAGGCGGTGCAGCGGATGCTCGGGCACGCGTCGGCGGCGATGACGCTCGACACCTACGCCGATCTCTTCGACGACGATCTGGATGCCGTCGCGTCTCGGCTGAACGCCGCCATGCCGCTGATCGCGCTGCCGACGGGTCCGCAGACCCGCTATGCCCGACCGAAGTGA
- a CDS encoding helix-turn-helix domain-containing protein, whose translation MGLFPTDDPQYKAVYAEEAAMVDASEIIARALEASGLSRADLARSLNVTRSEVTERLRGDRNITIRNLAATLHALGAELQVGARIPEAHAVAEPIDLAKYAGWESPSVHAAHEKELPSVSSYRRPAAARYRKRVGA comes from the coding sequence ATGGGACTCTTCCCAACCGATGACCCGCAGTACAAGGCGGTCTACGCCGAGGAAGCAGCCATGGTGGATGCATCCGAGATCATTGCGCGCGCGCTTGAGGCTAGCGGACTAAGCCGCGCTGACCTTGCTCGCTCGTTGAACGTGACGCGCAGTGAAGTCACAGAGCGACTTCGGGGCGATCGCAACATCACTATTCGAAATCTGGCTGCCACGCTCCACGCGCTTGGAGCGGAGCTTCAGGTGGGCGCCCGGATCCCGGAAGCGCACGCCGTCGCCGAACCCATTGACCTTGCGAAGTACGCCGGATGGGAAAGCCCGTCCGTCCATGCGGCGCATGAGAAAGAACTTCCCTCAGTCTCTTCTTATCGTCGACCCGCGGCTGCGCGTTACAGGAAAAGGGTCGGGGCCTGA
- a CDS encoding DUF3027 domain-containing protein yields MTSTPEPDERLIGAHDVALAALQEITPATTIGPAAGYTVEEDGSVSLRFENRLPGYPGWYWTVTVARVDDADPTVLEVELLPNEGALLAPEWVPWAERLAEYRAHQAELAEQAAVAAEESGEGDDADSADQTEEDADDDLDEDDDSDEPDILHAGDLDGVDIDELDDSAEDLDDDDSDEDSDDDTDSDGDAEEE; encoded by the coding sequence ATGACCTCGACGCCTGAGCCCGATGAGCGCCTGATCGGCGCGCATGATGTCGCGCTCGCGGCGCTGCAGGAGATCACGCCTGCGACGACGATCGGCCCTGCGGCCGGTTACACGGTCGAAGAAGACGGATCCGTGTCGCTGCGGTTCGAGAACCGTCTCCCTGGGTACCCGGGCTGGTACTGGACTGTCACGGTGGCGCGCGTCGACGATGCCGACCCCACCGTCCTCGAGGTCGAGCTGCTGCCGAACGAGGGTGCTCTGCTCGCGCCCGAGTGGGTGCCGTGGGCCGAGCGTCTCGCCGAGTATCGAGCGCATCAGGCCGAGCTCGCAGAGCAGGCTGCTGTTGCGGCCGAGGAGTCCGGTGAGGGTGACGACGCCGATTCCGCGGATCAGACCGAAGAGGACGCGGACGACGACCTCGATGAGGACGACGACTCGGACGAGCCCGACATCCTGCACGCCGGTGATCTGGACGGCGTCGACATCGACGAGCTCGACGACTCCGCCGAAGACCTCGACGATGACGACTCCGATGAGGATTCCGACGACGACACCGACTCTGACGGCGACGCCGAAGAGGAGTAG
- a CDS encoding metal-dependent transcriptional regulator — MTDLIDTTEMYLRTILELEEENIVPLRARISERLGHSGPTVSQTVGRMERDGLVVVSEDRTLELTDAGRRKAVDVMRKHRLAERLLSDVIGLDWAFVHEEACRWEHVMSEQVERRLVELLGHPTESPYGNPIPGLDQLGDLPARTFDEGVVGLVKKLNDAAEPIEGTVRRLAEPAQVDPELLQQLREAGVVPGARGNYRYSEGYVLIQMDGNDEGLELPVELASHIFLVGEPA, encoded by the coding sequence ATGACCGACTTGATCGACACCACGGAGATGTATCTCCGCACCATCCTCGAACTCGAGGAAGAGAACATCGTTCCCCTGCGCGCGCGCATCTCCGAACGTCTCGGTCACTCCGGGCCCACCGTCTCGCAGACGGTCGGCCGCATGGAGCGCGACGGTCTCGTCGTCGTCTCGGAGGATCGCACGCTCGAACTCACGGATGCCGGTCGCCGCAAGGCCGTCGACGTCATGCGCAAGCATCGGCTCGCCGAGCGCCTGCTGTCCGACGTGATCGGTCTGGACTGGGCTTTCGTGCACGAAGAGGCGTGCCGCTGGGAGCACGTGATGAGCGAGCAGGTCGAGCGTCGCCTCGTCGAGCTCCTCGGGCACCCCACCGAGTCGCCGTACGGCAACCCGATCCCCGGGCTCGACCAGCTGGGCGATCTGCCCGCCCGCACGTTCGATGAGGGCGTCGTAGGGCTGGTCAAGAAGCTGAACGACGCCGCCGAGCCGATCGAGGGAACGGTGCGTCGCCTGGCCGAGCCCGCACAGGTCGATCCCGAGCTGCTGCAGCAGCTGCGCGAGGCGGGCGTCGTCCCCGGCGCACGTGGCAACTACCGATACAGCGAGGGCTACGTGCTGATCCAGATGGACGGCAACGATGAGGGGCTCGAGCTCCCCGTCGAGCTGGCCTCACACATCTTCCTCGTCGGCGAGCCCGCCTGA
- a CDS encoding cold-shock protein — MPTGKVRFYDDEKGFGFIASDDGQDVFLHASALPTGATVKSGARVEFGVADGKRGLQALSVRVLEAPVSLSKAKRKPADDMAIIIEDLVKLLDDIGGDLRRGRYPSSSHGRKVAAVLRKVADDLDA, encoded by the coding sequence ATGCCCACCGGCAAGGTCAGGTTCTACGACGACGAGAAGGGTTTCGGCTTCATCGCCAGCGATGACGGCCAGGACGTCTTCCTGCACGCCTCCGCCCTGCCCACCGGCGCCACGGTCAAGTCGGGCGCCCGCGTGGAGTTCGGCGTCGCCGATGGCAAGCGCGGACTGCAGGCGCTCTCGGTGCGCGTCCTCGAGGCGCCCGTCAGCCTCTCGAAGGCGAAGCGCAAGCCCGCCGACGACATGGCGATCATCATCGAGGATCTCGTGAAGCTCCTCGACGACATCGGCGGCGACCTGCGTCGCGGCCGCTATCCGTCCAGCAGCCATGGCCGCAAGGTCGCCGCTGTGCTCCGCAAGGTCGCCGATGACCTCGACGCCTGA
- a CDS encoding IS256 family transposase: MALDQSALLELLGELKLTDVTDRIRVATEALYQELIDAEAAAFIGAAPFERTPDRVTQRNGTRPRTLTTTAGELELRIPKLRQGSFFPSLLERRRRVDQALFAVVMEAYVHGVSTRKVDDLVKALGADTGISKSEVSRICANLDEDVAAFRDRPLADTSYPYVFLDATYCKARVGRRVVSQAVVVAIGVAADGRREVLGFEVGETESQPFWTTFLRSLKARGLGGVKLVISDAHTGLISAIETVFAGASWQRCRVHFMRNVLSNVPKASGPMVASIIRTIFAQPDTEHVFAQFHEVVRMLTRSHPKIADMLEDAKDDILAFCGFPQQHWRQIWSTNPLERVNKEIKRRTDVVGTFPNPAALLRLAGHVLIEQHDEWDGADRRYFSEHSMKLLTAIDEEVAIPELNAA, translated from the coding sequence ATGGCTCTAGACCAGTCTGCCCTCCTCGAGCTGCTCGGGGAACTGAAACTCACCGATGTCACCGACCGGATCCGCGTCGCGACCGAAGCGCTCTACCAGGAGCTGATCGACGCGGAAGCGGCCGCGTTCATCGGCGCCGCCCCCTTCGAACGCACCCCGGACCGTGTGACGCAACGCAACGGCACCCGTCCCCGCACGCTCACGACGACAGCGGGCGAGTTGGAATTGCGGATCCCGAAGCTGCGACAGGGATCGTTCTTCCCGTCGTTGTTGGAGCGGCGCCGTCGCGTTGATCAGGCGCTGTTCGCGGTCGTGATGGAGGCGTATGTTCACGGCGTCTCCACCCGCAAGGTCGATGATCTGGTGAAGGCGCTCGGCGCGGACACCGGGATCTCGAAGTCCGAGGTGTCGCGGATCTGCGCGAACCTGGACGAGGACGTTGCCGCGTTCCGCGACCGGCCCCTCGCGGACACTTCCTACCCGTATGTGTTCCTCGACGCGACCTACTGCAAAGCCCGCGTCGGCCGGCGCGTGGTCTCCCAGGCGGTCGTCGTCGCGATCGGTGTCGCCGCCGACGGGCGCCGGGAAGTGCTCGGGTTCGAGGTCGGAGAAACAGAATCACAGCCGTTCTGGACGACGTTCCTGCGGTCATTGAAGGCTCGAGGGCTCGGCGGGGTCAAGCTGGTGATCTCCGACGCTCACACCGGCCTGATCTCCGCGATCGAGACGGTGTTCGCTGGCGCCAGCTGGCAACGCTGCCGGGTCCATTTCATGCGCAACGTGCTCTCGAACGTCCCGAAAGCGTCCGGTCCGATGGTCGCGTCGATCATCCGCACGATCTTCGCCCAACCCGACACCGAGCACGTGTTCGCACAGTTCCACGAGGTCGTGCGCATGCTGACCCGCTCACATCCGAAGATCGCGGACATGCTCGAAGACGCGAAGGACGACATCCTCGCGTTCTGCGGATTCCCACAGCAGCACTGGCGGCAGATCTGGTCCACGAACCCGCTCGAGCGGGTCAACAAGGAGATCAAACGACGCACCGACGTCGTCGGCACCTTCCCCAACCCCGCCGCGCTCCTGCGCCTCGCCGGGCACGTGCTGATCGAGCAGCACGACGAATGGGACGGCGCAGACCGCCGCTACTTCTCCGAACACTCCATGAAACTCCTCACCGCCATCGACGAGGAGGTGGCCATCCCAGAACTCAACGCGGCATAA
- a CDS encoding M23 family metallopeptidase gives MAADIEPTTTSEKTLKRNRITAPRDAARKMIKPIRSIAIFGAVGALVAAVALPAYAASSSPLDATATLQQVAADDAQSLVVASEATATPMKRSTYSATTPEEIEKKKAEEAAAEAAAAAAAAASASVSTSVDVSNYAMTAPGSGEVRYPLPSGSYTQGRSIGGGHNGVDMLAPAGTPIYAAAAGVVRASADSIGGYGVAIMIDHVVGGQSVSTTYGHMTYGSRQVQAGQRVAAGQLIGLVGSTGRSTANHLHFEVWVGGSLLEPYSWLAANAG, from the coding sequence TTGGCCGCAGACATCGAACCGACCACGACATCTGAGAAGACCCTGAAGCGCAACCGCATTACGGCGCCGCGCGACGCTGCTCGCAAGATGATCAAGCCGATCCGCTCGATCGCTATCTTCGGCGCCGTCGGGGCTCTTGTCGCCGCGGTCGCCCTTCCCGCTTACGCCGCCTCGTCCAGCCCGCTAGACGCGACGGCGACGCTGCAGCAGGTCGCCGCGGACGACGCCCAGTCGCTGGTCGTGGCTTCCGAGGCGACGGCCACCCCGATGAAGCGCTCCACGTACAGCGCCACCACGCCTGAGGAGATCGAGAAGAAGAAGGCCGAAGAAGCAGCAGCCGAGGCGGCAGCCGCAGCGGCCGCCGCGGCCTCTGCTTCGGTCTCGACCAGCGTCGACGTCAGCAACTACGCGATGACTGCACCCGGGTCGGGCGAGGTCCGCTATCCGCTTCCTTCCGGTTCCTACACCCAGGGCCGCAGCATCGGGGGCGGTCACAACGGCGTTGACATGCTCGCCCCTGCAGGCACCCCCATCTATGCTGCGGCCGCGGGCGTCGTCCGTGCGTCGGCCGACAGCATCGGCGGCTACGGTGTCGCGATCATGATCGACCACGTCGTCGGCGGACAGAGCGTCTCCACAACATATGGACACATGACGTACGGATCGCGTCAGGTCCAGGCGGGGCAGAGGGTCGCCGCCGGGCAGCTCATCGGACTCGTCGGAAGTACCGGTCGATCGACTGCCAACCATCTGCATTTCGAGGTGTGGGTAGGTGGCTCGCTGCTGGAACCGTACTCCTGGCTCGCGGCGAACGCCGGCTGA
- a CDS encoding HNH endonuclease, giving the protein MRTLVLNAGYEPLAVVSFKRALVLVMNDKATVVERVEGDPVWAAAGAYDRPAVIILSRYVRMPMSRRVPVTRRGVLRRDNHRCGYCGKAASTIDHVLPRSRGGADSWENLVACCLRCNNVKSNRTPQEMRWELRFTPRPPHGGGWTVRGTERSDPCWEPYLALAA; this is encoded by the coding sequence ATGCGCACACTTGTTCTGAACGCCGGGTACGAGCCACTCGCCGTGGTGTCCTTCAAGCGAGCCCTGGTACTCGTGATGAATGACAAGGCCACTGTGGTCGAACGCGTGGAGGGCGATCCCGTCTGGGCCGCCGCCGGTGCCTATGATCGCCCTGCCGTCATCATCCTGTCGAGATATGTCCGCATGCCGATGAGCAGACGCGTGCCCGTCACCAGGCGCGGGGTGCTGCGCCGTGACAACCACCGCTGCGGATACTGCGGCAAGGCGGCATCCACGATCGATCACGTGCTGCCGCGTTCGCGCGGCGGAGCGGATTCGTGGGAGAACCTCGTCGCCTGCTGCCTGCGTTGCAACAACGTCAAGAGCAACCGCACACCGCAGGAGATGCGCTGGGAGCTGCGGTTCACCCCGCGGCCACCGCACGGCGGCGGCTGGACTGTGCGCGGCACGGAGCGCAGCGACCCCTGCTGGGAGCCGTACCTCGCGCTCGCCGCGTGA
- a CDS encoding multidrug ABC transporter ATPase, protein MSTQNSGPEVPVRRLDRILAFAALTLAALSVICFFAIIIGSAVGMDQDAFAEGVWPIVAAVPMWGLPAAFVMIITLLVMSFARKGRAAKRL, encoded by the coding sequence ATGAGCACGCAGAATTCCGGTCCCGAGGTTCCCGTCCGTCGGCTGGATCGCATCCTCGCTTTCGCGGCGCTGACGCTCGCCGCGCTCTCGGTCATCTGCTTCTTCGCGATCATCATCGGCAGCGCCGTTGGGATGGATCAGGATGCCTTCGCCGAAGGGGTCTGGCCGATCGTCGCCGCCGTCCCGATGTGGGGCCTTCCGGCGGCCTTCGTCATGATCATCACCCTGCTCGTCATGAGCTTCGCGCGGAAGGGCCGCGCCGCCAAGCGCCTCTGA
- a CDS encoding helicase-associated domain-containing protein: protein MSTHARPLAVWLAAAPDAQLAALFEARGVREDVAWADFFDAAEALLDPASIERMLPRLTLAEARALRGSVEGEDSGEEASSLIALALLRPDGTPPPPVADIVAARELPEENDLTDPIPADERTAARAAERSFTSVGAIADLLLLAAETPLALLTGGNLAAGEKRRIAESGTPAEILDDLVAIAVAAGILSTGDRKLRSTAVGEAWLRLAASDRWIALAEAFRASLPRGLRTDDGGWLPVAGWPRQHPWDPSWSERCATIRARATLLGLIAADDTEPEWAVPLRLGEPADATALERMLPAEVDRIFLQNDLTAIAPGPLKPALDVRLRGIAARESTAQASSYRFTAESIAHALTTGETAASILDLLGEISLTGIPQPLEYLVMQTAQRHGLVRVFTDWSGRTRVASADATLLDAMGVDQSLRPLALSRDAEGLSSRVGRDTVYWTLTDARYPAMIVGSDGQPLVVDRNPVAASEPSAVRDYSALIARLRAQQGPDADAAWLDRELEAAVRTKAVLHVEILMPDGSMRELQLEASGLGGGRLRGRDRAADVERTLPVRSIRSARVIDPSSE, encoded by the coding sequence ATGAGCACGCACGCCCGCCCGCTCGCCGTGTGGCTGGCAGCTGCGCCCGACGCGCAGCTGGCCGCGCTCTTCGAAGCGCGCGGCGTGCGCGAAGACGTCGCCTGGGCGGACTTCTTCGATGCTGCCGAAGCGCTGCTCGACCCTGCCTCGATCGAACGGATGCTGCCCCGTCTGACCCTGGCCGAAGCCCGCGCTCTGCGTGGGTCGGTCGAGGGAGAGGATTCCGGGGAGGAGGCCTCCTCCCTCATCGCGCTCGCGCTGCTGCGGCCCGACGGCACCCCGCCACCCCCGGTCGCCGACATAGTCGCCGCACGGGAGCTGCCCGAGGAGAACGACCTCACCGACCCGATCCCCGCGGACGAGCGGACGGCGGCGCGCGCCGCGGAACGCTCCTTCACGAGCGTCGGGGCCATCGCCGACCTCCTCCTGCTCGCCGCGGAGACGCCGCTGGCGCTGCTCACCGGCGGCAACCTCGCCGCGGGCGAGAAGCGCCGCATCGCCGAGTCCGGTACGCCCGCCGAGATCCTCGACGACCTCGTCGCGATCGCCGTCGCCGCCGGCATCCTGTCGACCGGCGACCGCAAACTCCGATCGACGGCTGTCGGCGAGGCATGGCTGCGGCTTGCGGCATCCGATCGGTGGATCGCACTGGCCGAGGCCTTCCGGGCATCCCTCCCCCGTGGACTGCGGACCGACGACGGCGGCTGGCTTCCGGTCGCCGGCTGGCCGCGGCAGCATCCCTGGGACCCGTCGTGGAGCGAGCGATGCGCGACGATCAGAGCCCGCGCCACGCTGCTCGGGCTGATCGCCGCGGACGACACGGAGCCCGAGTGGGCCGTGCCGCTGCGGCTCGGCGAGCCGGCCGACGCCACTGCGCTCGAGCGGATGCTCCCTGCGGAGGTCGACCGGATCTTTCTGCAGAACGACCTCACCGCGATCGCGCCCGGACCGCTCAAGCCCGCGCTGGATGTGCGGCTTCGCGGCATCGCGGCCCGCGAATCGACGGCGCAGGCCTCGTCATACCGGTTCACGGCCGAGTCGATCGCACACGCCTTGACCACGGGCGAGACAGCGGCGTCGATCCTCGACCTCCTCGGCGAGATCTCACTCACCGGCATCCCCCAGCCGCTCGAGTACCTCGTGATGCAGACCGCGCAGCGCCACGGGCTCGTGCGGGTGTTCACCGACTGGTCGGGCCGCACGCGCGTGGCGAGCGCGGACGCCACCCTGCTGGATGCGATGGGCGTCGACCAGTCGTTGCGTCCGCTCGCGCTGTCACGGGATGCCGAGGGTCTGAGCTCGCGCGTAGGGCGCGACACCGTCTACTGGACGCTGACCGACGCGCGGTACCCGGCGATGATCGTCGGGTCCGACGGGCAGCCCCTCGTCGTCGATCGCAATCCTGTCGCGGCATCCGAACCGTCTGCGGTGCGCGACTACAGCGCGCTCATCGCGCGACTCCGAGCACAGCAGGGTCCGGACGCCGACGCCGCCTGGCTGGACCGCGAACTCGAAGCGGCCGTGCGGACCAAGGCCGTGCTGCACGTGGAGATCCTCATGCCGGACGGCTCGATGCGCGAGCTGCAGCTCGAGGCCAGCGGCCTGGGCGGCGGCAGGCTGCGCGGAAGGGACCGTGCCGCGGATGTCGAGCGGACGCTTCCGGTCAGGAGCATCCGGTCCGCTCGCGTCATCGACCCTTCTTCCGAGTAG
- the serC gene encoding phosphoserine transaminase, with protein sequence MAIEIPRDLLPVDGRFGCGPSKVRPAQLEALVTAGAGILGTSHRQAPVKNLVGSVREHFANLFRLPDGYEIIVGNGGSTAFWDAAAFGLIERRSQNLTFGEFGGKFAKAAAAPWLEAPDVRSAEPGSRVGAEAVEGIDVYAWPQNETSTGVSAPVERVAADGALTVIDATSAAGGIDFDVTQADVYYFAPQKNLGSDGGLWFAAVSPAAVERIERIAASGRYIPEFLSLKNAVDNSRLNQTLNTPALATLHMLDTQLQWINDNGGLAWAGARTAESSKALYDWAEASAVATPFVADPAHRSPVVVTIDFDDSIDAAGIAKTLRANGIVDTEPYRKLGRNQLRVATFVSIEPDDVRQLIRSIDYVLENSGA encoded by the coding sequence ATGGCGATCGAGATTCCCCGTGACCTCCTGCCCGTCGACGGCCGTTTCGGCTGCGGCCCCTCGAAGGTGCGCCCGGCGCAGCTGGAGGCTCTCGTCACAGCCGGTGCCGGCATTCTGGGTACCTCGCACCGCCAGGCGCCCGTGAAGAATCTCGTCGGCAGCGTCCGCGAGCACTTCGCCAACCTGTTCCGGCTGCCAGACGGCTACGAGATCATCGTCGGCAACGGCGGCTCGACCGCGTTCTGGGATGCCGCAGCCTTCGGCCTCATCGAACGTCGCAGCCAGAACCTCACGTTCGGCGAGTTCGGCGGAAAGTTCGCCAAGGCCGCCGCGGCTCCGTGGCTCGAGGCGCCGGACGTGCGCAGCGCCGAGCCCGGCTCGCGTGTCGGCGCCGAGGCTGTCGAGGGCATCGACGTATACGCCTGGCCGCAGAATGAGACGTCCACCGGTGTCTCGGCCCCCGTCGAGCGCGTCGCAGCCGACGGCGCCTTGACGGTGATCGACGCGACCAGCGCCGCGGGCGGCATCGACTTCGACGTGACCCAGGCCGACGTCTACTACTTCGCACCGCAGAAGAACCTCGGCTCCGACGGCGGACTGTGGTTCGCCGCCGTGTCGCCCGCCGCCGTCGAGCGGATCGAGCGGATCGCGGCATCCGGTCGTTACATCCCGGAGTTCCTCAGCCTGAAGAACGCGGTCGACAACTCGCGCCTGAACCAGACGCTGAACACGCCCGCTCTCGCCACGCTCCACATGCTGGACACCCAGCTGCAGTGGATCAACGACAACGGCGGTCTCGCCTGGGCCGGAGCGCGCACCGCGGAGTCGTCGAAGGCGCTGTACGACTGGGCCGAGGCGTCCGCGGTGGCGACGCCGTTCGTCGCCGACCCCGCACACCGCTCCCCCGTCGTCGTCACGATCGACTTCGACGACAGCATCGACGCCGCCGGGATCGCGAAGACGCTGCGCGCCAACGGCATCGTGGACACGGAGCCGTACCGCAAGCTCGGCCGCAACCAGCTGCGCGTTGCGACCTTCGTCTCGATCGAGCCCGACGACGTGCGCCAACTGATCCGGTCGATCGACTACGTGCTGGAGAACAGCGGAGCCTGA